From a single Pseudobutyrivibrio xylanivorans genomic region:
- a CDS encoding polyphosphate polymerase domain-containing protein: MGQIQKVFNRYEKKFLLDEQTYLAFKKELDEYMLEDEYGLHTIRNIYYDTPDDELIRTSIEGPKYKEKFRVRCYGKPTYDSMCFLEIKKKYKGLVNKRRVAIPMEEAETYLIDGKMPSHPNQIFKEIDYFFSHYPIEPKRYIAYDRLAMYGKEDSEFRVTFDQNIRSRTWNLTLYSDEDNEYLLEPGQRLMEVKISDAMPLWFARLLSKYRGYPTSFSKYGNFYKKQLKEAAEHSLAV; encoded by the coding sequence ATGGGACAAATTCAAAAAGTTTTTAATCGATACGAAAAGAAATTTTTACTGGATGAGCAGACATATCTGGCATTCAAGAAGGAGCTGGATGAGTACATGTTAGAAGATGAGTACGGACTGCACACAATTCGAAATATATACTACGATACACCAGATGATGAGCTGATTCGAACCTCCATTGAGGGACCAAAATACAAAGAGAAGTTTCGAGTCAGATGCTACGGCAAGCCGACCTACGATAGCATGTGTTTTCTTGAGATAAAGAAGAAGTACAAGGGACTGGTCAATAAAAGGCGAGTGGCAATTCCAATGGAGGAGGCAGAAACCTATCTGATAGATGGAAAAATGCCAAGTCATCCAAATCAGATTTTCAAAGAGATAGATTATTTCTTCTCACATTATCCAATCGAGCCGAAGCGCTACATCGCATATGACCGGTTGGCAATGTATGGTAAGGAGGATTCAGAGTTCAGAGTTACCTTTGATCAGAACATCAGAAGTCGTACCTGGAACCTGACACTGTACAGTGATGAGGATAACGAATATCTTTTGGAACCAGGACAGCGGCTGATGGAGGTTAAAATATCAGATGCAATGCCACTTTGGTTTGCAAGGCTTCTGTCTAAATACAGGGGTTATCCAACATCATTTTCCAAGTATGGAAATTTCTACAAGAAACAGCTTAAGGAAGCAGCAGAACATTCGTTAGCAGTATAA
- a CDS encoding acyl-CoA thioesterase, translating into MAKQEIEVAGAKRQIKITPFEHHTKYHETDQQGIIHPSNYTNWMEDAWMNLMEQMGLGFKQMLDMEISSPVVSQSIEHRSSIKFDETVIVDTKLLSYDGHEMEIAYRIYDKATGEDRAVARSVHCFVNKAGIPISMKRAYPELDTKFFEFK; encoded by the coding sequence ATGGCAAAACAAGAAATTGAAGTTGCTGGTGCTAAGAGGCAGATAAAGATTACCCCTTTTGAGCATCACACAAAATATCATGAGACAGATCAGCAGGGAATCATCCATCCTTCCAACTATACCAACTGGATGGAGGATGCCTGGATGAATTTGATGGAACAGATGGGCCTTGGTTTCAAGCAGATGCTTGATATGGAAATCAGCTCGCCTGTAGTTTCCCAGAGCATTGAGCATAGAAGCTCAATCAAATTTGATGAGACGGTAATTGTCGACACAAAGCTACTGTCCTACGATGGTCATGAGATGGAAATTGCATATCGTATATACGATAAAGCAACTGGTGAGGACCGTGCTGTTGCTCGCAGTGTTCACTGCTTTGTAAACAAAGCAGGAATCCCTATTTCCATGAAGCGTGCTTATCCAGAATTAGATACCAAATTCTTTGAATTTAAATAG
- a CDS encoding DUF4956 domain-containing protein, with protein sequence MESILAALQASSVETTFTIVDAIIDALASGILGLIISLTYIKTGKTSKNFARTLIILPILVCIVMLAVNGNFGTSLAVVGAFSLVRFRSLQGSSRDIGFIFFAMAIGIVCAIGELPLAALVTALVCAIHFGLFFTGYANHDGDEKDLRVTIPENLDYSDIFDDLFAKYTKTAKQVAVRTTNMGSMYEINYRIRLNDEKQEKNFLDEIRMRNGNLTVVCGRCDANEAEEL encoded by the coding sequence ATGGAATCAATTTTAGCAGCACTTCAGGCATCAAGCGTTGAGACAACATTCACAATAGTTGACGCGATTATCGACGCATTAGCGTCAGGAATTTTAGGACTTATAATCTCACTTACATATATCAAAACTGGCAAGACATCAAAGAATTTTGCAAGGACACTTATCATTTTACCGATACTGGTTTGCATAGTAATGCTGGCAGTTAATGGAAACTTTGGAACAAGCTTGGCGGTAGTTGGAGCGTTTTCACTGGTACGATTCAGATCATTGCAGGGAAGCTCACGCGACATCGGATTCATTTTCTTTGCAATGGCGATTGGTATCGTTTGTGCAATCGGCGAGTTGCCACTGGCAGCACTCGTGACAGCTCTCGTTTGTGCAATTCACTTCGGATTATTTTTCACAGGCTATGCGAACCATGATGGTGATGAAAAGGATTTACGTGTGACAATCCCAGAGAACCTGGATTATAGCGATATATTCGACGATCTTTTTGCCAAGTACACAAAGACTGCAAAGCAGGTGGCAGTTAGAACAACAAACATGGGCTCAATGTACGAAATTAATTATCGTATCCGACTCAACGATGAAAAACAGGAGAAGAATTTCCTGGATGAAATCCGAATGAGAAACGGAAATCTTACAGTTGTTTGTGGACGTTGTGATGCAAATGAAGCAGAGGAATTGTAA
- a CDS encoding putative glycoside hydrolase produces the protein MKKYISAAAVLGLIVFCGVAAVLQSGEIQETQDDIEAMAQAEVIAEEEVPTSMADWRDNHLKVKGIYVTGPTAGSERMDDIISLVNETELNAVVIDVKDDAGNVTFKMNNENVISMDAGVAYIKDIEKLLAELKKNDIYVIARIPCFKDPILAATHPELALTASDGSPVTDANGNAWVNPTKEEVWDYILSLVDSCCELGFDEIQLDYVRFPIGQNAEEALYGAVSDDDNRQSYITQFLGRVCDEAHKYNVPVAADVFGTIIKSTADAKHVGQDYVTLVSNLDVICPMIYPSHYAAGEFGLDVPDAAPYDTIYAALEGSNEALESLRSGDGASSGNAAGGQGANGAVVRPWLQAFTASWVDGYINYGGPEIRQQIEAVYAAGYEEWILWNSKSDYSMGGLEK, from the coding sequence ATGAAGAAGTATATAAGTGCTGCAGCAGTTCTAGGATTGATTGTTTTTTGTGGAGTTGCGGCTGTGTTGCAGTCTGGTGAGATTCAGGAAACGCAGGATGATATAGAGGCTATGGCTCAGGCTGAGGTTATAGCCGAGGAAGAAGTGCCTACTTCAATGGCTGACTGGAGAGATAATCATCTGAAGGTCAAGGGAATATATGTGACAGGCCCAACAGCCGGCTCTGAGAGGATGGATGACATCATCAGTCTCGTGAATGAAACAGAGCTGAATGCTGTGGTAATTGATGTTAAGGATGATGCGGGAAATGTCACCTTCAAAATGAATAATGAAAATGTAATCAGCATGGATGCCGGTGTTGCTTACATTAAGGATATAGAAAAGCTTTTGGCTGAACTTAAGAAAAATGATATCTATGTGATTGCAAGAATCCCATGCTTTAAGGATCCAATTTTGGCAGCCACACATCCGGAATTGGCGTTGACTGCTTCAGACGGCTCACCTGTTACCGATGCAAATGGAAATGCTTGGGTTAATCCAACCAAGGAAGAGGTTTGGGATTACATTTTAAGTCTTGTGGACAGCTGCTGTGAGCTTGGTTTTGATGAAATCCAGCTGGATTATGTTCGTTTTCCAATTGGACAGAATGCAGAGGAAGCTTTGTATGGCGCAGTATCTGATGATGACAATCGTCAGAGCTACATCACACAGTTCCTTGGCAGAGTTTGTGATGAGGCACATAAGTATAATGTCCCTGTTGCGGCAGATGTCTTTGGAACAATTATCAAAAGCACTGCGGATGCAAAGCATGTAGGCCAGGACTACGTAACACTGGTTTCTAATCTGGATGTCATTTGCCCAATGATTTACCCATCACATTACGCTGCAGGCGAGTTCGGATTGGACGTGCCGGACGCAGCTCCTTATGACACAATTTATGCTGCGCTTGAAGGCTCAAATGAAGCACTGGAATCATTGCGTTCTGGTGATGGAGCTTCCAGTGGAAATGCTGCTGGTGGTCAGGGTGCTAATGGAGCAGTGGTTAGACCTTGGCTTCAGGCCTTCACCGCCAGCTGGGTGGATGGCTACATCAATTATGGTGGCCCAGAAATCCGCCAGCAGATTGAAGCAGTTTACGCAGCCGGCTACGAGGAGTGGATTCTCTGGAACTCCAAGAGTGATTACAGCATGGGCGGGCTAGAGAAATAG
- a CDS encoding hybrid sensor histidine kinase/response regulator, with translation MKSTNSFVYNLTLIGGLLLFFFIIIMTFVGEYSLSDERSYTDMTIEDFNEGWKRIHWNGIVEEISVPGNYEAEGSHEFVMRNKVKAWQDKDCYLGFNSNKQDVEVYVGEKLRYTYSTAKTRLFGDHSPSIMVFVPLTPADNGSTIKIVLKGNNNYSGVIDGFIIGTQLGIVKHIYEEERYTLLMILVSLTLGVIAFIIGVSVKIAYNRAISLFFAGWSVICASMWALAESSCRQLFVPNYSLLSYLTYTAIGMIPIAMSLYFDRLQQGRYRMIYMCLAVLEEFSVFVAIILQFYNDTDLSNLLQISFIAFALTVVAYILTSIPDLLAGRVKAYWPEFIGVLGAMFMGAFQMYYYQTKHPIIMNPFYLMCGLVFLMVMAYIRALRDIRDTEREMYAAVQAHDASTAFMTRMSHEMRTPINAILGMNKMILRESKEENILDYARDVNGAGNYLLSIVDEVLDLAKVTAGKFEISPEDYDLMDMIRECYALVRPRAKANRLSFEVDMSDVLPSTLRGDKERIIQIITNLLTNAIKYTPEGRVTLSVQGKINDGKLMLIVTVTDTGIGVAEENMPFLFESFRRVGEFNSKRIEGTGLGLTITKQLVDLMDGTITVESELGKGSTFTVMIPQEIRSVEPCGTFSMGPNGDRRVMDRHENFDVFGKILVVDDVAINLRVFSVLLNNTDISVDTALSGPEAIEKIKRNKYDIIFLDHLMPGMDGLELKTLIDNLPDNPNKETPIVMQTANAVVGAKEEYERLGFTDYIAKPIKEEELRKIIRKYII, from the coding sequence ATGAAAAGTACTAATAGTTTTGTTTACAACTTGACATTAATTGGTGGACTCCTTTTATTTTTCTTTATTATCATTATGACCTTCGTGGGAGAATATTCGCTTTCAGACGAGAGAAGTTACACGGACATGACGATAGAGGATTTCAATGAGGGATGGAAGAGAATTCATTGGAATGGAATAGTTGAGGAGATTAGCGTTCCTGGAAACTATGAGGCGGAGGGGTCTCATGAATTTGTCATGCGAAATAAGGTGAAAGCATGGCAGGACAAGGACTGCTATTTGGGCTTCAATTCAAATAAGCAGGACGTGGAGGTGTACGTTGGCGAGAAATTGCGATATACCTATTCTACAGCTAAGACCCGCCTTTTCGGTGATCATAGTCCGAGCATTATGGTCTTTGTTCCCCTCACACCAGCAGATAATGGGTCAACTATTAAGATTGTATTAAAGGGAAATAATAATTACTCAGGCGTTATAGACGGATTTATTATTGGAACACAGCTTGGCATAGTAAAACACATTTACGAAGAGGAGCGATACACACTACTTATGATATTAGTGTCTTTGACTTTGGGTGTTATTGCTTTCATTATTGGTGTCAGCGTAAAAATTGCGTACAACAGGGCGATTTCGCTGTTCTTTGCAGGTTGGAGCGTAATCTGTGCTAGCATGTGGGCGCTTGCTGAGTCAAGCTGCCGACAACTGTTCGTGCCAAACTATTCATTATTGTCATATTTAACCTACACAGCAATTGGAATGATTCCGATTGCAATGAGTCTTTACTTCGACAGACTGCAGCAGGGACGCTATCGAATGATTTATATGTGCCTGGCGGTACTGGAAGAATTCTCTGTATTTGTAGCTATTATTCTTCAGTTCTACAATGATACTGATTTAAGCAATTTGCTTCAAATTTCATTTATTGCATTCGCCCTTACTGTGGTTGCATATATTCTTACTTCTATTCCTGATTTGCTAGCGGGCCGTGTGAAGGCATACTGGCCAGAGTTTATTGGTGTCCTTGGCGCTATGTTTATGGGCGCTTTTCAGATGTATTACTATCAGACAAAGCATCCGATTATCATGAACCCGTTTTATCTAATGTGTGGCCTTGTTTTCCTGATGGTAATGGCTTACATCAGAGCATTGAGGGATATTAGAGATACTGAGAGAGAAATGTATGCTGCTGTTCAGGCTCATGATGCCAGCACTGCATTTATGACACGTATGTCCCACGAGATGCGAACACCAATCAATGCCATACTTGGTATGAACAAGATGATTCTTCGCGAGAGTAAGGAAGAAAATATCCTTGATTATGCCAGAGATGTTAATGGCGCAGGTAATTATCTCCTTTCGATAGTTGATGAGGTCCTTGATTTAGCGAAGGTTACTGCAGGAAAATTTGAGATTTCCCCTGAGGACTATGATTTGATGGACATGATTCGCGAATGTTACGCACTGGTTCGTCCAAGGGCAAAGGCAAATCGTTTGTCATTTGAGGTGGACATGAGTGATGTGCTTCCTTCAACACTTCGCGGTGACAAGGAGCGAATCATTCAGATAATTACAAACCTTTTGACAAATGCCATTAAATATACTCCTGAGGGCCGCGTTACATTATCGGTTCAGGGCAAGATTAATGATGGAAAGCTGATGCTGATTGTGACGGTTACTGATACGGGAATTGGTGTGGCTGAGGAAAATATGCCATTCCTCTTTGAATCCTTCAGGCGTGTTGGTGAGTTTAACAGTAAACGAATAGAAGGTACGGGACTTGGTCTTACCATTACGAAGCAGTTGGTTGATTTGATGGACGGAACAATTACGGTAGAGTCTGAGCTCGGAAAAGGCTCTACATTTACAGTAATGATTCCTCAGGAAATCCGTTCGGTTGAGCCTTGTGGAACATTCTCCATGGGACCTAACGGAGATCGACGTGTCATGGATCGTCACGAAAACTTTGATGTGTTTGGCAAGATTCTTGTGGTTGATGATGTGGCAATTAATCTTCGAGTATTCTCGGTGCTTTTAAACAATACTGATATATCTGTGGATACAGCTCTTAGCGGTCCGGAGGCCATTGAGAAGATTAAGAGAAACAAATACGATATCATCTTCCTTGATCATCTGATGCCTGGCATGGATGGATTGGAGCTTAAGACTCTCATTGATAATCTTCCTGATAATCCAAACAAGGAGACTCCAATTGTGATGCAGACGGCCAATGCAGTTGTTGGCGCCAAGGAAGAGTATGAGCGCCTTGGCTTCACCGACTACATCGCCAAGCCTATTAAGGAAGAAGAGTTGCGAAAGATCATCCGTAAATATATAATTTGA
- a CDS encoding carbohydrate-binding domain-containing protein — MKRRIVLALMGLMIIGTLAGCGAITSASNTGDSGSATTAEVTSTKVANSENATSTIDDYKALTVNTDWEEKASVTFTESGMTIDGAGATNEDGVLCITEGGAYTLTGSSSATSIVINTEENVKLILNGVELTSTNGPVIYGAQVKNLYIELASGTTNTLEDSSDYATDSSSGEEIGKGVISCEDDIIILGDGTLNITANHKHGIVSDDKLYIESGNINIVSKGTDGIHANDLISIDGGSINIEAASDMMESEDLFVINGGTITGSSDDEGLEAKGSIYIYGGEIDITTVDDAINAGYYIEINDGKITVTSTNGDAIDCNGNYDGCITINGGEVNATGAQVPEGALDADEASVIINGGKVTASGGCNSPIIENGGENNITGETSTGGGPGGGFGGNGGPGGNGGQKPDGEPPEGFSEGERPELPSK; from the coding sequence ATGAAAAGAAGAATAGTATTGGCTCTTATGGGGCTTATGATAATAGGAACATTGGCTGGATGTGGAGCAATCACATCAGCTTCAAATACAGGAGATTCTGGGAGTGCCACCACGGCGGAGGTAACCTCTACGAAGGTGGCAAACTCAGAGAATGCTACATCGACTATTGATGACTATAAAGCTCTTACCGTAAATACGGATTGGGAGGAAAAAGCATCAGTTACATTTACAGAATCAGGAATGACAATAGATGGAGCTGGTGCGACAAATGAAGATGGTGTCTTGTGCATCACTGAGGGGGGCGCATACACTCTGACAGGTAGTTCAAGCGCCACATCTATTGTGATTAACACTGAGGAAAATGTGAAGCTTATCCTGAACGGGGTGGAGCTTACAAGCACAAATGGACCTGTTATTTATGGCGCACAGGTGAAGAATCTTTACATTGAGCTTGCTAGTGGCACAACAAATACTCTTGAGGACAGCTCCGATTATGCAACTGATTCTTCATCAGGTGAGGAGATTGGAAAGGGAGTTATTTCCTGCGAGGACGATATTATCATCCTTGGTGATGGCACTCTTAACATCACTGCAAATCACAAGCACGGTATAGTCTCTGACGACAAGCTTTATATTGAGTCGGGAAATATCAATATTGTTTCAAAGGGCACAGATGGAATTCATGCCAATGATTTGATTTCTATCGACGGAGGAAGCATTAATATTGAAGCGGCCAGCGACATGATGGAAAGTGAAGACCTCTTTGTGATTAATGGTGGAACAATCACTGGCTCAAGTGATGATGAGGGTCTGGAGGCAAAGGGCTCAATTTATATCTATGGTGGTGAAATCGATATCACAACTGTGGATGATGCAATCAACGCAGGCTATTACATTGAGATAAATGATGGAAAAATTACTGTGACAAGCACAAATGGTGACGCCATTGATTGCAATGGAAATTATGATGGATGCATCACTATTAATGGTGGTGAAGTGAATGCTACAGGTGCACAGGTTCCTGAAGGAGCACTTGATGCAGATGAGGCATCGGTAATCATCAACGGTGGAAAGGTTACAGCTTCAGGCGGCTGTAACAGTCCAATTATTGAAAACGGAGGTGAAAACAATATCACTGGAGAAACCTCCACTGGAGGTGGTCCAGGTGGCGGCTTCGGAGGTAATGGAGGCCCAGGTGGAAATGGTGGTCAGAAGCCAGATGGTGAACCACCAGAGGGATTTAGTGAGGGCGAGCGCCCAGAGTTACCATCCAAGTAA